One bacterium genomic window, TGTGAAGGAGGCCAGCCAGGCAGGTAATCAGCTCGCTGCGGCGTCGATCTTCCAGTGAGCGGAAGGTAGCGCTCCGGCTCCATTGGCGGATAAAGTGATCCAGAATCGCGGCAGCATCCTCCTCCGAATGGTCCGGCAGACTTTTGAAATAATCGTCACCGATGTTCATACATACTCCCGAGCAGGTAAGCGGGTCCTCGGCGCCGGTGGGGACTAATTTGCCACACAACATGCCCTCCAGCGCCACAAAGTGATCAGTAATCATGCTGGAAAAGCCGGGAAAGGGCCCTTTTTACCCTCTTATGCAATCTGCATGCCAGAATATGGCATCCGTCAGTCCGCCAGACCCTGTGCAGTATAGGAGACTTTATGAAGACACTCTATTTGCTGCGGCATGGCAAGGCCGACCGCCCGGTGGGCATGCTCACTGACAAGGAGCGGCCGCTGCTGCCACGCGGCATCGAGGAGGTGGCCCGGATGGCCCGCAAAATGGTCAAAAAAGGGATGCGGCCTGAGGTCATCCTCTCCAGTCCTGCAGTCCGCGCCCTCGAGACCGCCCGCACAGCCGCTGGCGAGCTGGGAATGGACCCGGCGCAAATCAAGACCTCAGAAGTGATCTATGGAGGAGAGGCCGATGAACTTGGTCTTCTACTCCGCCACCTGCAGGAGGACTGCGATTCCCTACTGCTGGTCGGACATTGCCCTGGGCTGGAAGCCCTGGCCGCGACGCTGGCGCACGACTACACCGGCCACCAGCCAACCGGCGGTGTGATCGCCCTCCGGCTGGCCATTGCGAAGTGGGAAGACCTCAAGCCCGGATGCGGCAGTCTGTTGAAAACCCTTTTTCCCTGATACTCCGACGTCCCGGTACTCGAACATGCGGCTGAAATGAGAAACGGACTCATGTTAGGGGTGATTATCTGAGCCGTGAAGTCAGATCTGCAAAAAAGATAGAAGTGACGAGCGGATGGCAGGAGGTTTCGATTGCGGCAGAGGAATTGTCTCCGGGGATCTATCTTGTTCGTCTAAGCGATACGGAGCGAATATGGACCGGAAATCCCACCTTCATTTGCTGAGGGCTGCTTTTGCAGCCATGAAGCGGATCAGGGGGCTTGGGCTCGTCTAAAGGATATGCCGGAGCACCTCGGCCAGGCGTTCATACTGGGCCGGGGTATTATAGATTTGCGCCGAAATCCGCAGGAGGCGTTCCGGTGGGTGGGGGTAATACATCACCGGCACGTCAATCTGCCATTTCTGGAACAGCTCCTCCTGGAGCGGATCGACATAATAGGGCGGCAGGGGATCGGGCCAGCTTGAGACCCGGGGAACAGGCAGCGAGGCCATGGAGCCGATCATCTCCTCAGGGCAGGGCGGCCGGATGTGCAAGGCTTCGCAGAGCACACTGCGTGCGTCCAGAGCCATCTGACGGTTGCGGCGCATAATTTCAGGCCAGCCGCCCTGTACCAGATTCCCCATGAATTTCAAGGCGGCGGCGATGCTGAGGCAGGCGCTGGTATCCTGCGTGCCGGCCCAGAAGAATTCGTGCTGGAAAGGATTGAGCGGAGGTGCCACCTCGGCGGCCACATGGCTGATGGCCAGGGGATGAATGCTCTCCTGCAGCTCGCGGCGCACGTACAAAAAAGCCGCACCTTTGGGGGCGCACATCCATTTGTGACAGTTTCCGGTATAATAATCGGCTGCGATTGCGGGGAGATCGAGTGGGACCATCCCGGGAGCATGCGCCCCATCCACCAGGGTGATGATATGGCGCCGCCGCAGCTCTTGTACCAGCTCATGCACCGGCATGACCATCCCCGTCGGACTCGTGACATGATCAATCAAAGCCAGACGCGTACGCGGCGTCACTGCAGCGAGGACGGCGTCGATGACCTGCTCCGGGAATTCAAGGGGAAAAGGAATATGCGCTGTCACC contains:
- a CDS encoding histidine phosphatase family protein, with protein sequence MKTLYLLRHGKADRPVGMLTDKERPLLPRGIEEVARMARKMVKKGMRPEVILSSPAVRALETARTAAGELGMDPAQIKTSEVIYGGEADELGLLLRHLQEDCDSLLLVGHCPGLEALAATLAHDYTGHQPTGGVIALRLAIAKWEDLKPGCGSLLKTLFP
- a CDS encoding aminotransferase class V-fold PLP-dependent enzyme encodes the protein MTELPAFVKGSEYARHWRLRADVAYLNHGSFGACPKAVLEVQDSFRWKLESSPWRYQVIEMASHHATARAALAQFLHSRPEDLVFVPNATHGVSTVLRSLAFKRGDELLTTDHDYFACRNAMAFTAKRDGIRLVTAHIPFPLEFPEQVIDAVLAAVTPRTRLALIDHVTSPTGMVMPVHELVQELRRRHIITLVDGAHAPGMVPLDLPAIAADYYTGNCHKWMCAPKGAAFLYVRRELQESIHPLAISHVAAEVAPPLNPFQHEFFWAGTQDTSACLSIAAALKFMGNLVQGGWPEIMRRNRQMALDARSVLCEALHIRPPCPEEMIGSMASLPVPRVSSWPDPLPPYYVDPLQEELFQKWQIDVPVMYYPHPPERLLRISAQIYNTPAQYERLAEVLRHIL